ACGGCAAGGACATTCCCGCGTACAACGACTATCGCGAGTTGCTGGCTCGCAAGGACGTTGATGCCGTGCTGATTGCCACGCCCGATCACTGGCACGCCCTCACTGCCATCCACGCTTGCGAGGCGGGCAAAGACGTCTACTGCGAAAAACCGCTCTCATACACCATCCGCGAGGCCCGCCGCATGGTTGACGCCGCCCGCCGTAACGCCACCGTCTTCCAGGTCGGCAGCCAGCAGCGGTCGTGCAGCAACTTCCGGCTGGCCTGCGAGCTGGTTCGCAGCGGCCGTATCGGCAAGGTGGGGTTAGTGCGGGCCACGATCGGCGGCGGGCCGGTCTGCGATTGGGAACCCAATGTGCCCCCGCCGCCGGGCCTGGATTGGAACTTCTGGCTCGGTCCGGCCCCGTGGGCGGAATACACGCCAAAGCGCTGCATCTCGGATTTCCGGTGGTTCTACGACTACTCCGGCGGCAAGATGACTGACTGGGGAGCCCACCACAACGACATCGCCCAGTGGGGCCTGGGCATGGACAACAGCGGCCCGGTCAAGACCGAGCCGGTCTCCGCGGCCTTCCCGACCCGCGGGCTGTTTGAGACCGCAGTCAGCTTTCATGTCCGGCACACTTATGCCAACGGCGTTGTGCTCGAAACCGTAAGCCACGGGCGCAACGGTGTCCGCTTCCAAGGCACCGACGGCTGGATCGAGGTCGGCAGAGGGTGGATTGAAGCCGGCGATCCGGCGATTCTCAACGACCCTCTTGGCCCCGGAGACGTGCATCTCTACCGTTCGCCGGGCGAAGATGCCCTCGGCCACGAGCGTGACTTCCTGAACTGCGTCCGTACGCGCAAGCGTCCCATCTGCGACGTCGAAATCGGTTGTCGATCGGTGACCGTCTGTCACCTGGGCAACATCGCCATTCGCACCGGGCGAACGATTCAATGGGATCCGGAGAAAGAGATAATCATCAATGATCCCGCCCTGGACCGCTGGCTTGACAAGCCCTATCGTGCCCCCTGGTTCGCGTGACGTAACGAGGAGCGCATCGCACGCCCACTCCATCGCAGGAGCAACGTGTACATGAGAATCTCGATTGCTGCAGGGCTCGTCGGAGTGTTCCTGGCCGTCTCCCCGGCCATGGGACAGAGTCTTCCGGCCGACGACGGGCGCATCATCGCTCTAGGAACGAACGATCCCGACGTCCAGACAAAGGCGTTACATGATCTGGTTGCGGTCGGGGCGCCGGCCGTGCCAACGCTGATACGATTGCTCGGACGAACCGCCGAGAACCCGACCGCCGGTAAAATGGCTTATGAGACCCTGTTTCGCATGGTGCAGGTCTGCGCGGGCACCAATAACGGCGGCGATGTTGAACGAGCCCTGGTGCGTGAACTGAAGGCCAACCACCCGATTGAGACCAGGCGGCATATCTGTGCGTTGCTGGGTTTCATCGCGGCGGAAAACGCCTCCGTCGATGCGCTGTACATTGCGCTAAACACTCCGGAACTGGCCGAGACCGCCCGACAATCGCTGGCCCGAATCCCGAATCGCAGGGCAGGCCAGTGCCTCATGGGTGCCGTCCAGATCACGACCGGTGAAACCAGGTTGGGCGTCATTGCCTCGCTTGCCTTGCGGGGCGACCCTGCGGCCGCCTCGTATATCGCCGGCGGCGCTATCGAGGGCGATCCGGCGACCGCCCGCGCCGTGATGGACGCTCTGGCAATGCTGCCATCTGCCGAGTCGTTCGATGTACTAGCCCAAGCCTTCAAGAGCGGCAGACCTGGTTCCGCGTCGGCCCTGATTCGTCTCATGGAGACGCTGATGGACGCCGAGATGTTCCAGCCTGCGGAATACGTCTTCAAGATCCTGCCCGACGCGTCATCGCTGAGCGTTCCGGAGCGTTGTCGTCTGGTGCATGCGTGTGGTCGACTGGCCACGAAGGAAGCGGTCGGCATCGTTTTTGGCGGCCTGAAGGATGACAACGTGCGCGTTCGTGCGGCCGCCGTTCAGGCGTGCGAGTTGCTTCCGGGCAACGACCTGACCACGGCCGTGGCCGAGCAGATGACTCAGGCCGCAGGGCCGCTGAAAGCCGACCTGATCGAGATTCTCGGCCGTCGCGGCCGCTGGATGAATGACACCGCCGCCGGAACAATCATCGACGCTATCGGCGATGCTGACGAGTCCGTGCGACTGGCCGCCATCAGGGCCATTCGAGACGCCGGGATTTCCGCAGGCGTACGGGAGCTGGTGAGGCTGCTTTCCGGCCCGGCGGGACCCACCCGTGACGCTGCCGAGAACGCCCTCCATCACATGCGGGGCCAAGCGTCCACAGCCGCCATCGCCAAGCTGCTTGATGAAGCGGCACCGGATGTTCGTACCAAGCTCCAGGCGGCCCTCGCTCGTCGAGGAAATTCGTCCGTTGTCCCGACGACCTCGAGGACGACCAACGACAACAATTAGGCCGTACTGTCAGTCGGCACAGTCGGGATCTGCCGGGCTGCCAGTGCCACTGATGCACCGCTGGAGAAGGCCGAAATCATCCTGGTCAACGTCGCCGTCCCAATCGATGTCGGTGCGTTTGCACCCGGTGGCCGGCGGACCGGCATTCGGACCGGTCAAGCAATCCAAAAAGAGGTCCAAATCAGTCTCATCGACGAACCTGTCGCGGTTGAAGTCGGCTGGAGCATACGGGGAGTCGACAACGCTGAGCGAGACGGTCACGATGGCAGTCGGCGGCGAGGCCGCCGGGTCGCTGATCGCGATCGTCGCCAGGTAAGATCCGATTGCGAGGTGCTCTGTGTCATAGAGGATCGTGATCGTATCGTGCTCGCCGGTCGACGACCCGGCGGTCGGGTTGACGTTGAGCCACGTCGCGTCGTCGGTGATGGCGTAGTTGAGCGTGTCGGTTCCGGCATTCCACACTTCAAAGGTGTCGTTCGCCAATTCGTCGCGATAGTAAACCTCGCGAGCAAAGCTTTCGGGGGATCGGCCGATAGAACGACCCATCGGCCGAGTGCCGACCAGACCGGCAGGGTAGCGAAGGTCGACGGTTTGCTGGAACGCGGTGTACAGGTCGTTGGGGCTGCCCGCCGGCTCGCCGTTATTCTTCCAGTACTCGATCGACATATTCTGAAAATCCGGATTCGTATTCTGCTGCCCCCAATCATATATGAACCAGCACAGGCAGCGGATGTTGTGCTTGCCGGGCGTCTGGTTCCAGGTATTGAGATCCGCATAACAGTCGCGAACGAACTGAGCGATGACCGGCTCGGTCGAAACCTTGTTCCACTCGGTGATGTAGACCGGCCGATCCTGAAGCCCCTTGCCGTCGATCAGGTTCAGTTGTGAGACGTAACTGTTGTGGAAGTCCGTCAGGCTGCCTCCGTAGGCATGGAGAGCGATACCGTCAATCTCGGCGGCCGGGATGTTATCAATGACTTGCCCGAGCCACTGGTTGCCGTCCATCCAACGGACACCGGCGATGACGCCGCCCGGGCTGGGGGCGGCGATCAGCACAACGTGCTCCCCGGCCGGGCTGGCTTGAGCCGAGCTGTGAATGGCATTTCGCACGTTGCGGTAGATCGCGGCGTAGCCGGCAGGCGTGACGTGGTTGTCGGGCCAGCTATTGCCCTCGCTGACGATGTTGGGCTCGTTGCCGATCAGCCAGATGTGGCAGTAGTTGCGGAGCGTGTTGACGGTGTTGACCACGCTGGTCGGCCAACTCGCGTAATCGGGGTTGGTCGGCGAAGGGACCGTCTCGCCCCAGTTGTAGTCGATGCGAGTGATAACGGTGACGTTTTTGTTCGTGTAGAGATCCTGGTACAACCCCGTGAAGAAGGAAGCCTGCCACCAGTTCGCCGAATGGGTGACGATCGTCTCAACGTCCCATCCGCCGAACGCCGGACAGTCGAGCATTGCCGCAGGTCCCGTGTCGACCGCTTGTCCCGGCGTATAGCCCCACCAGTGGATGCCGTACAGATAGGCCGAATCGGCCGCCACCAATCGGCCCGTTGGAATGCTCAGGAGTATCGCGGAAGCCAGCAACAGACGCCGTGAACAAAGAGCCCGTTCCGTTTCAGTTTGTTGCCTGGTCATGGTTCCTCCGCATTTTCGCCCCTTCGGGCAGAAACCCATTTTACACTATCGGCGCGGGTATCTCCACATACTGCGAAAAAAGGGCGGCTGAGACTGTTCTGCGACAGCTCCTGCGCCCCGGTATCATTACGGACTTCTTTCCGAACCGCGACCCCGGTCTGCCGAGTCAACCAAACCTCTCCGGCGCGGCCCACTGGCAGAGCCGAAAGGGAGCGCCCCTCACGCGCTAAGTGCCCTTTGCGGCCCGGCGTGCCCTTGGTCCGTTGTCCAGAGCCTATTTGCAAACCCCGAAAGCCGACGGGCCGGAAGCCGGTTCCACACGGGTTGCGGGACAGTTTCTCAACCGCGGGGAGCTTCACGGTTCCGAAGGACATCCCGGAACTTGGCCGATCCCTCTGCACTTCGATCCGGCTATCGTGATCGCGTCATGATCAGACAAGAGGTACAATCCGCGGCATGTGGAAGCGCGGTACGAGCCGACGAAAGCTCACGGAGTTCGATATCATGCCCGGCAGCCGTTCACCTGAGGTTATCTTCACAGAGGTCCAGCAATTCCGCCAAGTCTGGCTGTGGGCCATGGTCTTGGCATGGCCGGCAAGCATGGCGATCATTCTCGGCTATGTCCTGTTCCGACAATTGCTATTGGCGTCTCCCGCGGGGCACTTGACCTGGAACAGCATCGCCCTGATCGCGGCATTTGCGGTACCGCTACTGGTCACCCTGATCTTTGCCTGGCTCTTGTATGCAACAAGACTGATCACCGAGGTCCGAGGCGACGGGCTTTACGTTCGCTTTTGGCCGTTGGGGTGGCGGCACATCCGATTTGACGAAATCACGGAATGTTGGCCGAGAACCTACCGACCTATCCGGGAGTTCGGCGGGTGGGGCATCCGCTGGGGCCGTGGTGGAAAGGCCTACAACATCAGCGGCAACCGAGGCGTCCAGTTGGTGCTGGCAGGCGGCCGACGGCTGCTGATCGGCTCGCAGCATGCCGAAGAGCTGGCGGCTGCGATCAGGGACGCACTGATCTGCAGCACCTACAAGGAATCGGAATGAGGTGCTGCACCCACGCTGTGTCGAGGAAGCAGGCCTCAGGTGCGGGAACGGGCAGGTCGCGGCCGTTTGTCGCGAAGCGCACCGGATTTGCGAGATGCCTTCACCGAGTACAGGGCCACGTCCGCCTCGTGAATCAGGGCTTCGGCCGAGGCGGCGCGCGTGGTTCGGAGGCTGGCGACACCGATGCTCACACCGACGGGCGCGTCGGGAAACTTGCGGGTAACCTCCTCCTTGAAGCGGTTGGTGATACGGTCCACCAGCACCGTCGCCGAAGCGGCGGAGGTCTGCGGCAAAAGAATGATGTACTCGTCGCCCCCGAAACGCGCCGCCACGTCCGAGCCACGAAGCTCCGTGCTGATCACGTGCGCCATGATCGCCAGTACCTCGTCGCCGGTCCGATGGCCAAACCGGTCGTTGGTTTCCTTGAAGCGGTCGAGGTCAACCATCAGACACGTCAGATCGGCGTCGTAGCGTTCCGCCGCGGCATACTCGCGGGCAATCACCTCGCTGAAATGACGACGGTTGTACAGCCCGGTGAGCGGGTCCCGGGCGGCCAGTTCCTGCAGCTCACGCGTTCGCTGCTCGACTCGCTCCTCCAGCTCCGCGTTGAGCTCCAGCAACTCCATCTGAGATTTCGTCAGCCGATCGGCCATGGTATTGAACGACTGAGCCAGGTCACCGATCTCATCTTCGGTGTTGATGTGTGCCCGTGCATCGGTCGACCCTCTGGCGATCGCGCAGGCCGTCTCGGAGAGTTCTTTGAGAGGGGCGACCACCCGCCGGGCCACGAGAACGCTGCATGGCACCGTCAGCAGCAGCATCACCATCGCGATCTGACGGACGCGCCGGTTCACCAGTTCAAGTTGTTTCTTGGTAGCGGTCACGTCCACCGCCAGGTGCAGATATCCGACAATGGCTCGACCGGACGTTCCCGTCGGCCGGATGGTGCTTTTCGAAAGCACGGGCACGCTCACCTCGGAACAGGCCAACCCCAGCTCCTTGTTCCACACCAGTCGGGGTACGTTCATGGTCTTGAGACTGAGGGTCTGGCCGTCAGCGGAAACTACTGATTGCAGAAGACCGGCTTTCACTTCTCCCGACACCAGCACCTCGCCGGCGGCATCCGAAAACACCACGTACGCAACGGAGTTGCTCTTGATCAGATCCTGAACGGTAAGGCCGAGAGACTCCGCGTCTCGCGCCTGAATTGCCTCGGCCGTACTGATGGCCAGTGACTGAGCCCACTCACGGGTCCGGGCGTATTCATTCTCGTAGAAGACCTGCCCCAGCACCTGGGTGGTCAGCGTCGAGCTGATACTCGTCACGACGGCGAGAATCAAAATGACAAGAACGGACGCCTTGAATCGCAGGCTGCGAACGAGCGTTCGCCATCTCGGGCGCGCTGTCGTTGCGGTCCGGCTGGATTCCGA
The window above is part of the Phycisphaerae bacterium genome. Proteins encoded here:
- a CDS encoding Gfo/Idh/MocA family oxidoreductase, coding for MSEHLPISRRRLLGQGARILTATAMSPYVLTGRARGGAETRPANDRIGMGFIGVGGMGRGHLGNFLQFPDVQVVAIADVFDQSRNEAMKMVREAYGKDIPAYNDYRELLARKDVDAVLIATPDHWHALTAIHACEAGKDVYCEKPLSYTIREARRMVDAARRNATVFQVGSQQRSCSNFRLACELVRSGRIGKVGLVRATIGGGPVCDWEPNVPPPPGLDWNFWLGPAPWAEYTPKRCISDFRWFYDYSGGKMTDWGAHHNDIAQWGLGMDNSGPVKTEPVSAAFPTRGLFETAVSFHVRHTYANGVVLETVSHGRNGVRFQGTDGWIEVGRGWIEAGDPAILNDPLGPGDVHLYRSPGEDALGHERDFLNCVRTRKRPICDVEIGCRSVTVCHLGNIAIRTGRTIQWDPEKEIIINDPALDRWLDKPYRAPWFA
- a CDS encoding diguanylate cyclase; protein product: MDNAYSSSESSRTATTARPRWRTLVRSLRFKASVLVILILAVVTSISSTLTTQVLGQVFYENEYARTREWAQSLAISTAEAIQARDAESLGLTVQDLIKSNSVAYVVFSDAAGEVLVSGEVKAGLLQSVVSADGQTLSLKTMNVPRLVWNKELGLACSEVSVPVLSKSTIRPTGTSGRAIVGYLHLAVDVTATKKQLELVNRRVRQIAMVMLLLTVPCSVLVARRVVAPLKELSETACAIARGSTDARAHINTEDEIGDLAQSFNTMADRLTKSQMELLELNAELEERVEQRTRELQELAARDPLTGLYNRRHFSEVIAREYAAAERYDADLTCLMVDLDRFKETNDRFGHRTGDEVLAIMAHVISTELRGSDVAARFGGDEYIILLPQTSAASATVLVDRITNRFKEEVTRKFPDAPVGVSIGVASLRTTRAASAEALIHEADVALYSVKASRKSGALRDKRPRPARSRT
- a CDS encoding DUF6141 family protein, which produces MPGSRSPEVIFTEVQQFRQVWLWAMVLAWPASMAIILGYVLFRQLLLASPAGHLTWNSIALIAAFAVPLLVTLIFAWLLYATRLITEVRGDGLYVRFWPLGWRHIRFDEITECWPRTYRPIREFGGWGIRWGRGGKAYNISGNRGVQLVLAGGRRLLIGSQHAEELAAAIRDALICSTYKESE